One genomic region from Pseudoduganella lutea encodes:
- a CDS encoding ABC transporter substrate-binding protein has translation MAAALLQFRVLSGNPPSLAQVQTPVIAEWARQGRLGNVDIVARTQNWDALLPLQVRAAVQHDGKYVAVPVNVHRLNWLWINTSALERAGASVPSTWQEFFDTAEKLKRAGFVALAHGGEQWQDHLLFQTVALGVGGGEFYVKALLEFDPAALSSLTMEQVLLTFRRLKQYTQPKEPARRWMKASEMLINGSAGMQFMGDWAKPTFTGAKARSGWAFHCTAAPGTAQYFLFATDAFAVFRPDGAEAARAQLDFAGVAMSAPVQTSFNLAKGSIPVRLDMDARSFDHCGVIAVQAYRRAAHNGNLIPNATVSARRDVEQRIPAITSAFWRDGRITPQTAMKRLVQAVRQHP, from the coding sequence ATGGCGGCCGCATTGCTGCAGTTCCGTGTCCTGTCGGGAAATCCCCCCTCGCTCGCGCAGGTCCAGACGCCCGTCATCGCTGAATGGGCGCGGCAGGGCCGTTTGGGCAACGTGGATATCGTGGCTCGGACCCAGAACTGGGACGCCTTGCTGCCGCTGCAGGTCCGCGCGGCTGTGCAGCATGACGGGAAATATGTGGCGGTTCCTGTCAACGTACATCGGCTTAACTGGCTATGGATTAATACCAGTGCACTTGAGCGCGCCGGCGCCAGCGTGCCGTCTACCTGGCAGGAGTTCTTCGACACCGCGGAAAAGCTGAAACGCGCGGGCTTCGTGGCGCTCGCCCATGGCGGCGAACAATGGCAGGATCATCTACTGTTCCAGACCGTCGCGCTGGGCGTCGGTGGCGGCGAATTCTATGTAAAGGCGCTGCTCGAATTTGATCCCGCTGCGTTGTCCAGTTTGACGATGGAGCAAGTACTGCTTACTTTCCGTCGACTCAAGCAATACACCCAGCCAAAGGAGCCAGCGAGGCGCTGGATGAAGGCCTCGGAAATGCTGATCAACGGGTCGGCCGGGATGCAATTCATGGGCGATTGGGCCAAGCCGACCTTTACTGGCGCCAAAGCGCGCAGCGGCTGGGCATTCCACTGTACTGCGGCACCAGGCACGGCCCAGTATTTCCTGTTCGCGACAGACGCATTCGCTGTCTTCCGGCCAGACGGCGCGGAGGCTGCTCGGGCCCAGCTGGATTTTGCCGGCGTGGCAATGTCAGCACCTGTTCAGACATCGTTTAACTTGGCAAAAGGCTCCATTCCGGTTCGGCTGGACATGGACGCTCGCTCCTTTGATCACTGCGGCGTCATTGCCGTCCAAGCCTACCGCCGCGCAGCACACAATGGCAACCTGATTCCGAACGCGACCGTCTCGGCGCGCCGGGACGTCGAACAACGCATTCCAGCGATCACCAGCGCTTTCTGGCGCGACGGCAGGATTACTCCGCAAACCGCCATGAAACGCCTTGTACAGGCGGTCCGGCAGCACCCGTAA
- a CDS encoding sensor histidine kinase — MNQAADAMLSQTARTLSRQVQPTPTGLLVDFPRAAQEVLEADPKDRLLYTVSSPPGRVILGNKTVPHPPKNARLRENEPYFYDAELMLAEPGAGATAGARIMVRVAALYVTYDDPDGRQQAMLVQVARNMAHRENLWKRILVDTLLPLSVLIVLMTIIVWVGSGAGLAPLVRLRREVEGRTPMDLTPLRSDAAPQEVRSLVQALNALLASIRQNVASQQRFIADAAHQLRTPLAGLQSQTQLALRTNSDPALASCLSLVHGSAVRSAHLVDRLLMLARAEPEAAMATEQTLVEVLPFVKGLVTETVPRALRALIDLGIEETTDSREAVPLRVMGNELLLREALLNIVDNAIEYAGPGSEITVQVKRQGDRALVTIVDTGPGIPVALHERVLERFVRATDKGLGCGLGLAIVREIALRHHGDVVLSNVEPHGLKVAFSLPLATPRP, encoded by the coding sequence GTGAATCAGGCCGCCGACGCCATGTTGTCGCAGACCGCCCGTACCTTGTCGCGTCAGGTCCAACCCACCCCCACCGGCCTGCTAGTCGATTTTCCGAGGGCAGCCCAGGAAGTACTCGAAGCCGACCCCAAAGACCGCCTTCTCTACACAGTCAGCTCGCCACCGGGCCGGGTGATCCTCGGCAACAAAACCGTTCCGCATCCGCCAAAGAACGCCCGGCTGCGCGAGAACGAACCGTATTTCTACGATGCTGAATTGATGTTGGCCGAACCTGGCGCCGGCGCTACTGCGGGCGCCCGCATCATGGTGCGCGTCGCGGCCTTATACGTTACTTATGACGATCCAGATGGCCGGCAGCAGGCGATGCTAGTGCAGGTGGCGCGTAACATGGCGCACCGCGAGAACCTCTGGAAGAGAATTCTGGTCGATACACTTCTGCCATTGTCAGTACTAATAGTCCTGATGACGATCATTGTCTGGGTTGGCAGCGGTGCCGGCCTGGCGCCCCTGGTGCGCCTGCGTCGCGAGGTCGAAGGGCGCACGCCGATGGATTTGACTCCTCTGCGCAGTGACGCTGCACCACAGGAAGTACGCTCCCTGGTCCAAGCGCTGAATGCCTTACTGGCTTCGATACGCCAGAACGTCGCCTCGCAACAGCGCTTTATTGCCGACGCTGCTCATCAGCTGCGCACGCCATTGGCGGGACTGCAAAGCCAGACCCAGCTCGCCTTACGCACCAACAGCGATCCGGCGCTGGCTTCATGCCTCTCATTGGTCCATGGGAGCGCTGTGCGCAGTGCCCACCTGGTCGACCGGCTGCTCATGCTGGCGCGGGCAGAGCCAGAAGCCGCGATGGCGACGGAACAGACCCTTGTCGAGGTGCTACCGTTCGTGAAAGGCCTAGTGACGGAAACCGTGCCGCGGGCGCTGCGTGCACTGATCGACCTGGGCATCGAAGAAACGACTGACAGCCGGGAGGCCGTGCCGCTTCGTGTGATGGGCAATGAGCTCCTGTTGCGTGAAGCATTGCTCAATATCGTGGACAATGCGATCGAATACGCCGGGCCCGGCAGCGAGATCACCGTCCAGGTGAAACGGCAGGGAGACCGCGCATTGGTCACGATTGTCGACACCGGTCCAGGTATACCCGTCGCGCTGCATGAACGCGTACTCGAACGCTTTGTCCGCGCCACTGACAAGGGTCTCGGCTGTGGCCTCGGACTGGCCATCGTCAGGGAGATCGCCTTGCGCCATCATGGTGATGTCGTACTGAGTAACGTAGAGCCGCATGGGCTGAAAGTGGCGTTCAGTTTGCCGCTGGCCACCCCGCGCCCATGA
- a CDS encoding response regulator transcription factor produces the protein MQLLLVEDDEILATGMASLLRLSGFAVEHAPNGAVAEFLLTRHHFDAVILDLGLPLVDGPTVLQKLRASGDDLPVLVLTALDRLDSRITLLNAGADDYITKPVDFYELEARLRAVLRRSAHKRAAAPTGHGSSTSLAGPLRFDRDTRRAVSSAGAVEFSPRETILLDLLLANAERVVTKEQIIAAWAKEGLEVGQGNAIEVHMHRLRRKLDNSSLSIKTIRGLGYLLEGGAECV, from the coding sequence ATGCAACTTTTACTAGTCGAAGACGACGAAATCCTCGCTACTGGAATGGCGTCCCTGCTCCGCCTATCGGGATTCGCGGTGGAACATGCCCCTAACGGCGCGGTCGCCGAGTTCCTGCTCACGCGACATCACTTCGACGCCGTCATTCTCGATCTTGGCCTTCCGTTGGTCGACGGACCGACCGTGCTGCAGAAACTGCGCGCGTCAGGCGACGATTTGCCTGTCCTGGTCCTGACCGCGCTGGATCGGCTCGATAGCCGGATCACGCTGCTTAACGCGGGGGCGGACGATTACATTACCAAGCCGGTCGATTTCTATGAACTCGAAGCTAGATTACGCGCCGTGCTGCGCCGTTCAGCGCATAAAAGAGCGGCGGCGCCGACCGGTCATGGCAGCAGTACCTCGCTTGCTGGCCCTTTGCGATTCGATCGGGACACTCGCCGGGCCGTGAGCAGCGCCGGAGCGGTCGAGTTCAGTCCACGCGAAACAATCCTGCTTGACCTGCTGCTCGCCAACGCCGAACGCGTGGTGACAAAAGAGCAAATCATCGCCGCGTGGGCGAAGGAAGGTTTAGAAGTCGGTCAGGGCAACGCAATCGAAGTACACATGCATCGACTGCGCCGAAAGCTCGACAATTCCAGCCTTTCCATCAAGACTATCCGCGGGCTGGGTTACTTGCTGGAGGGCGGAGCGGAATGCGTCTAA
- a CDS encoding FxDxF family PEP-CTERM protein translates to MKLQSIALAAILSTAFGGAMAENYTSPTIVLAAGDANWTADFGTSHTIGDFTDTFTFSYSGMTADATGFARNVQNKKSNIDFYSATLNGVELDLTNGAKYSDIDFSDLPVNGTLTLVITGKAFGDVASYAGTIDVTSAVPEPTTYGMLLGGLGVMGFLARRRKA, encoded by the coding sequence ATGAAACTGCAATCCATCGCCCTGGCAGCAATCCTCAGCACCGCGTTTGGCGGCGCAATGGCTGAAAACTATACCTCTCCGACGATCGTTCTGGCAGCTGGGGACGCGAACTGGACCGCTGATTTTGGCACGAGCCATACTATCGGCGACTTTACTGACACGTTCACGTTCAGCTACAGCGGCATGACCGCCGATGCGACCGGTTTCGCTCGCAACGTGCAAAACAAGAAAAGCAATATCGACTTCTACTCCGCAACGTTGAACGGCGTGGAGCTTGACCTGACGAACGGCGCCAAGTATTCCGATATCGATTTCTCGGATCTGCCGGTCAACGGCACACTGACCCTGGTCATCACTGGCAAGGCATTTGGCGACGTCGCTAGCTACGCCGGGACGATCGACGTAACCTCGGCTGTTCCTGAGCCAACCACTTACGGGATGCTGCTGGGCGGCTTGGGCGTTATGGGCTTCCTGGCTCGTCGTCGCAAGGCTTGA
- a CDS encoding response regulator, which yields MIQHHILLVDDEPYVVRVLRLSLEREGYDVATAIDGHDALSKLAKRCPDVLITDINMNGMDGRTLCPLARKMYPDSSFLILIMTSLTALDERSWVRQVSNAEFLEKPLSPRQLVARLARHFTSAS from the coding sequence ATGATCCAGCATCACATCCTGTTAGTTGACGACGAACCTTACGTTGTTCGTGTGCTCCGCCTTTCGCTCGAACGAGAGGGATACGACGTTGCCACCGCTATCGATGGCCACGATGCTTTGTCAAAATTGGCAAAGCGCTGTCCTGATGTGCTCATTACGGACATTAACATGAACGGTATGGATGGCCGAACGCTGTGCCCGTTGGCTCGAAAAATGTATCCGGACAGTTCGTTCCTCATTCTGATCATGACTTCGTTGACGGCCTTAGACGAACGCTCCTGGGTGCGACAGGTGAGCAATGCTGAATTTCTAGAGAAGCCTCTGTCGCCTCGACAATTGGTCGCCAGACTAGCTCGCCACTTCACATCAGCGTCGTAG
- a CDS encoding methyl-accepting chemotaxis protein, which translates to MLTLSNMRIGARLALGFAVAILIMLIMSLVGISRIQEVAARTDQLVKDRYVKVTWLSDMRSQVNRGAQAVRNAMLTPDPAKTEDFLREMAAADAAGGESAGKMHKSDLTPDVRAIFDQQDKAYFAYKERLDKAIARYRTGDREGAVQAMFSEVVPAQTVYFRHLDELLKIHRELMEHDADTAATAAKAATTLMIVLLVVAILVSAVIGWLITRSVTSPVAEAVRIAETVAGGDLTAQIVTTRQDEMGRLLGALGGMTAALTGTVRTVRDSTDAINTAAAEIASGNMDLSNRTEQQAASLEETASSMEELTSTVQQNADNARQANQLVVSAASHANEGGQVVSQVVETMGSIKESSSKIVDIIGVIDGIAFQTNILALNAAVEAARAGEQGRGFAVVASEVRNLAQRSASAAREIKELIYDSVEKVDAGSRLVDQAGTTMERIVTSVKQVADIMNEIASASQEQSSGIAQVNTTITTMDSATQQNAALVEEAAAAAASMRDQAQLLATAISVFRIEERSSAGSTSRPASGSTTVPVRSLPTKYPKQTKSVVTTPSQPRPGGGGKPVDRDDWEEF; encoded by the coding sequence ATGTTGACCCTGTCTAATATGCGCATTGGCGCTCGACTCGCACTTGGCTTCGCGGTGGCCATTCTTATCATGCTAATCATGTCGCTGGTCGGCATCAGCCGTATCCAGGAAGTGGCAGCTCGCACCGATCAGCTGGTAAAAGACCGGTACGTCAAAGTCACATGGCTTAGCGACATGCGTAGCCAAGTCAATCGCGGCGCACAAGCAGTGCGCAATGCGATGCTAACGCCGGACCCAGCCAAAACCGAGGACTTCCTGCGCGAGATGGCGGCGGCCGACGCTGCCGGCGGCGAGTCGGCCGGAAAAATGCATAAGTCTGATCTGACACCCGACGTGCGCGCTATCTTTGACCAGCAAGACAAAGCGTATTTCGCTTACAAAGAACGCCTCGACAAAGCAATCGCCCGGTATCGCACCGGCGATCGTGAAGGGGCAGTACAGGCCATGTTTTCCGAGGTGGTCCCCGCACAAACCGTCTACTTCCGCCATCTCGACGAGCTGCTGAAGATTCACCGAGAGCTGATGGAGCACGACGCGGATACAGCAGCCACCGCCGCAAAGGCGGCTACGACGTTAATGATCGTGCTGCTCGTGGTGGCCATCCTGGTGTCGGCTGTGATCGGTTGGCTGATCACACGCTCGGTCACCAGCCCCGTCGCCGAAGCAGTTCGGATCGCTGAGACCGTCGCGGGCGGCGATCTCACCGCGCAGATCGTTACGACTCGCCAGGACGAGATGGGCCGCCTGCTCGGGGCTCTGGGCGGCATGACAGCAGCGCTGACGGGGACCGTACGCACCGTGCGTGACAGCACCGATGCGATCAACACCGCTGCAGCAGAAATCGCCAGCGGTAACATGGACCTGTCGAACCGCACTGAGCAGCAGGCTGCCAGCCTGGAGGAAACCGCCTCGTCCATGGAGGAATTGACGTCGACCGTTCAGCAGAACGCGGACAACGCGCGCCAGGCCAACCAGCTGGTCGTCTCGGCCGCGAGTCACGCGAACGAGGGCGGCCAGGTCGTCAGCCAGGTGGTGGAGACGATGGGCTCAATCAAGGAAAGCTCGAGCAAGATCGTGGACATCATCGGCGTGATCGACGGCATCGCCTTCCAGACCAACATCCTGGCGCTAAATGCTGCCGTCGAAGCGGCGCGCGCCGGCGAACAGGGCCGCGGCTTCGCGGTCGTCGCATCGGAAGTGCGCAACTTGGCGCAGCGTTCGGCCAGCGCGGCGCGTGAGATCAAGGAATTGATCTACGATTCGGTCGAGAAGGTCGATGCAGGCAGCCGACTAGTCGATCAGGCCGGCACCACGATGGAGCGCATTGTGACGTCCGTGAAGCAGGTGGCGGACATCATGAACGAGATCGCCTCGGCCAGCCAGGAACAGAGCTCGGGCATCGCCCAGGTGAACACCACTATCACGACGATGGATTCGGCCACGCAGCAAAATGCTGCGTTGGTCGAGGAAGCGGCGGCCGCAGCGGCGAGCATGCGCGACCAGGCGCAGCTACTGGCCACCGCAATTTCGGTCTTCCGTATTGAGGAACGTTCCTCCGCAGGTTCGACTTCTCGACCGGCTTCGGGATCGACTACTGTTCCGGTTCGATCCTTGCCGACGAAGTATCCGAAGCAGACGAAAAGTGTCGTTACCACGCCTTCACAGCCGCGCCCAGGAGGGGGCGGCAAACCTGTGGATCGCGATGATTGGGAAGAATTCTGA
- a CDS encoding hybrid sensor histidine kinase/response regulator: MLTPDFAFLDHAGSAGRQIAQNDWSTHPLGPITGWPPALRTALSMMLSSGFPSYVAWTDRLHTLFNEPYSELMAERPNALQGMSIGALWPEVADAVVSICSQAFAGETMFFQDMSLPVTRSGCTGPNFFTFSVSPIRDHQGEICGVLGTVIETTEKVLALARHREAEERYRLSLEAGRMGTWSVDPDTGVTIMDERFASLFGVTPDVAEQGARLEYFTQIIHPDDRDNVIAAVSQAMQNDAAYDIDYRTVPKIGRTVWVSVKGRMFTDVQSGKRRFAGVATDITSRKEAELALRNADRRKDEFLAMLAHELRNPLAPISAAASILRMRTLDPKHVAVTSEVISRQVAHMTNLIDDLLDVSRVTRGLVTLAIAEEPLGGIINDAIEQATPLMRAKGQRITLQLAAEPVVVCGDKKRLVQALSNILNNATKYTPDGGHILLATTFKAARVQIDVTDTGVGMDPNFTSRAFELFSQAERSSDRASGGLGLGLALVKSLVELHQGTVSAFSAGIGKGSTFSLILPCLLEREVKPDSTLYDDAAHRGMPSLRIMIVDDNQDAALMMAMLLEAASHEVIVKHSAKAALEHFAVARPDVFLLDIGLPEMDGNTLARHLRAQPETANAVLIAVTGYGQEHDRKATQAAGFNHHLVKPLDSDHLLRLLADIAQANSWH, from the coding sequence ATGCTGACGCCGGACTTTGCATTTCTTGACCACGCTGGCTCTGCCGGCCGCCAGATTGCGCAAAACGACTGGAGCACGCATCCGCTTGGCCCGATCACTGGCTGGCCACCCGCCCTGCGCACGGCACTTAGTATGATGCTCAGTTCGGGGTTTCCGTCCTATGTCGCCTGGACGGATCGACTGCATACCCTGTTTAACGAGCCGTATTCTGAACTGATGGCTGAACGCCCAAACGCCTTACAAGGAATGTCAATAGGCGCGCTATGGCCAGAGGTCGCCGACGCCGTGGTGTCGATCTGCTCCCAGGCCTTTGCAGGTGAGACGATGTTTTTTCAAGATATGTCACTACCAGTCACGCGCAGCGGGTGTACCGGGCCTAATTTTTTCACATTTTCCGTTAGCCCCATCCGGGACCATCAAGGCGAAATTTGCGGCGTGCTCGGCACGGTTATTGAGACGACCGAAAAAGTTCTGGCGCTAGCTCGACACCGGGAGGCGGAGGAGCGTTACCGGCTGTCGCTGGAAGCCGGCCGCATGGGAACCTGGTCAGTGGACCCTGATACGGGCGTGACGATAATGGACGAGCGATTCGCCAGTCTGTTCGGCGTGACGCCCGATGTGGCCGAACAAGGGGCTCGTCTAGAGTACTTCACGCAGATCATTCATCCGGACGATCGTGACAACGTAATTGCTGCTGTATCGCAGGCGATGCAAAACGACGCCGCCTACGATATCGATTACCGTACCGTGCCCAAGATAGGTAGGACCGTTTGGGTAAGCGTAAAGGGCCGGATGTTCACGGACGTGCAGAGCGGCAAGCGTCGTTTTGCTGGGGTCGCTACCGACATCACTAGTCGCAAGGAGGCAGAGCTGGCCTTGCGTAATGCAGACCGGCGCAAGGATGAGTTCCTGGCGATGTTGGCGCACGAGCTACGCAACCCGCTCGCTCCAATTAGCGCGGCAGCGTCCATCCTTCGTATGCGCACGCTCGATCCCAAGCACGTGGCGGTGACGAGCGAGGTGATCAGCCGGCAGGTGGCACACATGACCAACTTGATCGACGACCTGCTCGACGTGTCGCGCGTGACGCGGGGACTGGTCACGCTGGCTATAGCGGAAGAGCCATTGGGCGGCATCATAAACGACGCGATTGAACAGGCCACGCCGCTCATGCGCGCCAAGGGCCAGCGTATCACCTTGCAGCTGGCCGCAGAGCCCGTGGTGGTCTGCGGCGATAAAAAAAGATTGGTACAAGCGCTGTCCAACATCCTCAACAATGCGACCAAATATACTCCTGACGGTGGCCACATCCTGCTCGCGACCACGTTCAAAGCCGCCCGCGTGCAGATCGACGTGACGGACACTGGCGTTGGCATGGATCCCAACTTTACGAGCCGCGCGTTCGAGCTTTTTTCTCAGGCTGAGCGCAGTTCCGACCGTGCGTCAGGCGGATTGGGACTGGGCTTGGCGCTCGTTAAAAGTCTGGTCGAACTGCATCAAGGCACTGTTAGTGCCTTTAGCGCCGGCATAGGCAAGGGCAGTACCTTTTCGCTGATTCTGCCGTGCCTGCTCGAGCGCGAAGTGAAGCCAGATAGCACCCTATACGACGATGCTGCGCACCGAGGCATGCCATCATTGCGCATTATGATCGTAGACGACAACCAGGACGCGGCTTTGATGATGGCGATGCTCCTGGAGGCCGCTAGCCACGAGGTTATCGTAAAACATTCAGCGAAGGCGGCTTTGGAACATTTCGCGGTAGCTCGACCTGACGTGTTCCTGCTCGACATTGGCCTACCGGAAATGGATGGGAATACCCTTGCCCGACACTTGCGCGCTCAGCCGGAAACCGCCAACGCCGTGTTAATCGCCGTAACCGGATATGGCCAAGAACATGATCGTAAGGCCACGCAGGCTGCCGGGTTCAATCATCATCTGGTCAAGCCGCTTGACTCAGATCACTTGCTGAGGTTGTTGGCCGACATAGCGCAAGCAAATAGCTGGCATTGA